Below is a window of Camelina sativa cultivar DH55 unplaced genomic scaffold, Cs unpScaffold05502, whole genome shotgun sequence DNA.
AACATTCCCAGCTAATGATGGCTCACAACCAGCAATCTTTAGTAATTCCTGTATGGCAAGAGCAGCTGAGTCTTGTATGATTGTATCCTGTGCAGCTCTAAAAGCTCTTGCCAAGTGTTTATGaatgagctcaaagataagatcATCATCTGAGCATTGGATTTTAAAACGACTGCATGAAGCAACTCTCACTTTGGCAGGGTCAATAGCACCTATTGCTCCAAGACAATCTGCACAGACTAACTTAAACCTCTGACCCACTGTAGTTCGAGATTCTTCTGCACATCCC
It encodes the following:
- the LOC109131805 gene encoding serine/threonine-protein kinase ATR-like — translated: CEFPLLPSIPSLGELNNAIQEARGLMSLKDQLRDIVNGMKHENLNVRYMVACELSKLLYHRNEDVAALIAGELVSDMEIVNSLITSLLQGCAEESRTTVGQRFKLVCADCLGAIGAIDPAKVRVASCSRFKIQCSDDDLIFELIHKHLARAFRAAQDTIIQDSAALAIQELLKIAGCEPSLAGN